A window of the Planococcus citri chromosome 4, ihPlaCitr1.1, whole genome shotgun sequence genome harbors these coding sequences:
- the LOC135842484 gene encoding uncharacterized protein LOC135842484: MSSSEEFEKSLKNICKELTKSEDKYNLVLTEENYPKLQNLLTLNGMTFTVRDSDYSKDPRRILWHSVLIPYFNTPFLIVKTSSLHCTNGPRYYANRPSKSKRRSTVPVLQQNNSMDNSEPQQVKNVRTRKRQPSMKVGCNASMRVIVIKTFPEYSIKGNKDAKYEKSLVMKRLKETLDSNPATVLTEILYRISFSTATVHCHSVWTSFTMQRIDPALKNEIRNLVESGITNIETIKILLNKWVKENIGDVNNSARAYWPSKKTIQNHVMKYTSHASICEEKVDSKIRIVQQKNRPSEKTKKDRQSSSIPVESSALNVQKKDFQSYSITIESTPLNVQKKDFQSYNIPIESTPLNVPIPINEVYVQSPEVIEIECVACDDDFEMEYSPTETFDLTESSPSSSKIRELAKIIYDRSLLLPDDYSDPELRDKLRDVFQLMNDHIDHVDRNQSDVSFQS, encoded by the exons ATGTCTTCGTcggaagaatttgaaaaaagtttgaaaaacataTGTAAGGAATTGACGAAAAGTGAAGACAAATACAATCTCGTTTTGACAGAAGAAAATTAtcccaaattacaaaatttactcACACTAAATGGAATGACGTTTACTGTTCGAGACTCTGACT ACAGCAAAGATCCACGTAGGATTTTATGGCATTCTGTTCTAATTCCGTATTTCAATACGCCGTTTTTAATTGTGAAAACATCATCACTGCATTGTACCAATGGGCCGAGATATTATGCCAATAGACCCAGCAAGTCGAAGAGAAGATCAACGGTTCCAGTACTTCAA CAAAACAATTCTATGGATAATTCGGAACCGCAACAAGTTAAAAATGTACGAACGAGGAAGAGACAACCAAGCATGAAAGTCGGCTGTAACGCTTCTATGAGAGTCATCGTCATAAAGACGTTCCCGGAGTACAGTATCAAAGGAAATAAAGatgcaaaatatgaaaaatcgtTG GTGATGAAACGTCTGAAAGAGACACTAGACAGCAACCCCGCAACAGTTCTTACTGAAATTCTGTATCGCATTTCATTCAGTACTGCAACAGTTCATTGTCATTCGGTGTGGACAAGCTTTACGATGCAACGCATAGATCCGGCATTGAAAAACGAAATCCGTAATCTAGTCGAAAGTGGTATTACAAATATCGAAACTATCAAAATACTCTTGAACAAATGGGTAAAGGAAAACATAGGAGATGTGAACAATTCGGCTCGAGCTTACTGGCCATCGAAAAAAACCATACAAAATCACGTCATGAAGTACACGTCTCATGCGTCCATCTGTGAAGAGAAGGTAGATTCGAAAATCAGAATTgtacaacaaaaaaatcgaccCAGTGAAAAGACGAAGAAAGATCGTCAGTCGTCCAGCATACCAGTAGAGTCGTCAGCGTTGAATGTTCAGAAGAAAGATTTCCAGTCGTACAGTATAACAATAGAGTCTACTCCGTTGAATGTTCAGAAGAAAGATTTCCAGTCGTACAATATACCAATAGAGTCTACGCCGTTGAATGTTCCTATTCCTATAAATGAAGTTTATGTGCAAAGCCCTGaagtaattgaaattgaatgtgTGGCTTGTGATGATGATTTTGAGATGGAATACTCACCGACTGAAACATTTGATTTGACTGAAAGTTCCCCTTCGagttcaaaaattcgagaacTTGCGAAAATTATCTACGATCGTTCTTTGCTCTTACCTGATGATTATTCCGATCCTGAGCTCCGTGATAAATTGCGAGATGTGTTTCAATTAATGAATGATCACATTGATCACGTAGATCGGAATCAAAGTGATGTTAGTTTTCAAAGTTGA